In the genome of Planctomycetia bacterium, one region contains:
- a CDS encoding amidohydrolase, which yields MRLRTLCFVAFLFLACTLVVTAYHSGKETLQQEVASKTAVHLKDLEQVYYDLHRNPELSTKELRTAKKLSDALRALGFEVTDQIGTEKGGFGFVGVLKNGEGPTLLIRTDMDALPIIEQTGVPYASTVKVRDAEGKEVGVMHACGHDIHMTCWLGTAKVLCDLKSKWKGTLVMIGQPAEERGLGAKAMLDAGLFKRFPKPDFCIALHSDGMLPHGQVGYTSGMAMANVDSVDILVKGKGGHGSAPHNAIDPIVIASRIVIDLQTLVSRETDPLDSAVVTVGSFHGGSKHNIIPPEVKLQITVRSFKDSVRKNLLDGIERIAKAAALAARAPEPVVHVEQSEFTPSMYNDPALTTRSVAAMNKVLGEKNVYVIPPKMGGEDFSRYSRDGGSPIFMFFLGTSDPDKVANSRKTGMPLPSMHSDLYAPVPAPSIQTGVQAMSAVALDLLGAK from the coding sequence ATGCGTTTGCGTACCTTGTGTTTTGTCGCATTCTTATTCCTTGCCTGCACTCTGGTTGTTACTGCATACCATTCAGGCAAAGAGACGCTCCAACAGGAAGTTGCCAGCAAAACAGCTGTCCATTTGAAAGATCTGGAACAGGTCTATTATGATCTGCATCGCAATCCTGAATTGTCGACCAAAGAATTGCGTACAGCCAAAAAGCTCTCTGACGCTTTACGGGCACTTGGCTTTGAAGTAACCGATCAGATCGGCACTGAGAAAGGTGGCTTCGGGTTTGTTGGAGTTTTGAAAAATGGCGAAGGCCCTACTCTTCTGATTCGCACTGATATGGATGCTCTTCCAATCATTGAACAGACTGGAGTGCCTTATGCAAGCACCGTAAAAGTACGTGACGCAGAAGGCAAAGAAGTGGGTGTTATGCATGCCTGTGGCCACGACATTCATATGACTTGCTGGCTTGGAACTGCTAAGGTGTTATGCGATCTGAAATCCAAGTGGAAAGGCACTCTGGTAATGATCGGGCAGCCTGCTGAAGAACGTGGCCTAGGCGCCAAGGCCATGCTCGATGCCGGTCTGTTCAAACGCTTCCCCAAGCCTGATTTCTGCATCGCCCTGCATAGCGACGGTATGCTGCCACATGGTCAGGTTGGTTACACCTCTGGTATGGCAATGGCCAATGTTGATAGCGTTGACATTCTCGTTAAAGGTAAAGGTGGACATGGCTCAGCACCTCACAATGCCATTGATCCAATCGTTATAGCTTCACGAATCGTGATTGATTTACAAACGCTTGTGAGTCGTGAAACCGATCCACTCGATTCCGCTGTAGTAACCGTAGGCTCCTTCCACGGCGGTAGTAAGCATAATATCATCCCGCCTGAAGTGAAATTGCAGATTACCGTTCGCAGCTTCAAGGATTCGGTCAGAAAGAATCTGCTCGATGGAATCGAACGTATTGCCAAAGCCGCTGCACTGGCAGCACGCGCACCAGAGCCAGTTGTACATGTTGAACAGTCAGAATTCACACCCAGCATGTATAACGACCCTGCCCTGACAACTCGCAGCGTTGCTGCCATGAACAAGGTGCTTGGCGAGAAAAATGTGTATGTGATTCCACCCAAAATGGGGGGTGAGGATTTCAGCCGTTACAGTCGCGATGGCGGATCACCTATTTTCATGTTCTTCCTTGGTACCAGCGATCCAGACAAAGTTGCAAATAGCCGAAAAACCGGGATGCCATTACCGAGCATGCATTCAGATCTCTACGCACCTGTACCGGCACCTTCCATTCAAACTGGCGTGCAGGCAATGAGTGCAGTTGCTCTTGATTTACTTGGTGCAAAATAA
- a CDS encoding tetratricopeptide repeat protein yields the protein MGRWSRFAWVMGVTASLGCATPSLQNGLLNSQTLSEKPVPEVASHNIVPTVTAAPVKDPDLAPEKAAKLCITTGEELEKNGHYDKAIYQYELALKHQPRMPGVQKKLAACYAGQKQFEKSVTLYQKELAQNPKDADILNDLGYTYYEMDDFKNAEKYLRQAIALKPGMQRAHGNLGLALGRQMRWKESLEAFKKAGSPAVAQANLAAMYLIAGEHEQARSSCNIALGLDPTLKSAKELLAKLDSMPDESEKTIQQAESRLTEPPATKPSVTNGELLPAQAIQLQKPVRRGISANSSNAFKPVTQ from the coding sequence ATGGGACGGTGGTCTCGTTTCGCCTGGGTAATGGGAGTGACTGCATCGTTGGGGTGTGCAACCCCTTCTTTACAAAATGGTTTGCTTAATTCACAGACATTAAGCGAAAAGCCGGTTCCAGAGGTAGCTTCGCATAACATTGTGCCGACAGTTACTGCTGCACCCGTCAAAGATCCTGACCTTGCGCCAGAAAAAGCAGCTAAGTTATGCATAACAACTGGCGAAGAACTCGAAAAGAATGGTCATTATGACAAAGCCATTTATCAGTACGAACTGGCATTAAAGCATCAACCTCGAATGCCTGGAGTTCAGAAAAAACTAGCTGCTTGTTATGCTGGACAGAAACAATTTGAAAAGTCGGTCACTTTATATCAAAAGGAACTGGCACAGAATCCCAAAGATGCAGATATCCTGAACGACTTGGGTTACACCTATTACGAGATGGATGATTTCAAGAATGCAGAGAAATATTTAAGGCAAGCCATCGCTCTCAAACCTGGAATGCAGAGAGCACATGGCAATCTTGGATTAGCTCTGGGTAGACAGATGAGATGGAAGGAATCGTTGGAGGCTTTCAAGAAGGCAGGCTCGCCTGCTGTTGCACAAGCTAATCTTGCTGCCATGTATCTGATAGCTGGCGAGCATGAACAGGCAAGAAGTTCCTGTAACATTGCTTTAGGTTTAGACCCTACGTTGAAATCTGCCAAGGAACTGCTGGCGAAACTCGACAGCATGCCTGATGAATCGGAGAAAACTATTCAACAGGCTGAATCCAGGCTGACAGAACCTCCCGCTACTAAACCTTCCGTTACTAATGGTGAATTGCTTCCAGCGCAGGCCATTCAGTTACAAAAGCCTGTACGACGCGGGATTTCTGCTAATTCCAGCAATGCTTTCAAACCTGTAACTCAATGA
- the secG gene encoding preprotein translocase subunit SecG, producing the protein MILLILIQRGRGGGLVGALGGSGGSSPFGSRAGDTFTRVTLIMAGVWMFLIMLQIWVRPT; encoded by the coding sequence ATGATTCTATTGATCTTGATTCAACGAGGTCGTGGAGGCGGTTTGGTTGGAGCACTGGGTGGTTCTGGTGGATCAAGCCCGTTTGGTTCACGAGCTGGTGATACATTTACCCGCGTTACCCTGATTATGGCAGGTGTTTGGATGTTCCTGATCATGCTGCAAATCTGGGTCCGACCAACTTAG
- a CDS encoding response regulator transcription factor — translation MKILLAEDYYPLARALKQALEEEGYAVDWAKDGEEANIKARGMPYDVVVLDVMLPKVDGLTLLQGWRKDGLSCHVIILTAKDQLPEKVKGLDLGADDYLTKPFEMDELLARIRALIRRGHQVKDPILRIHDLEIDSAARSVKRSGKRIHLTPREYALLEFLAFHRGKVVTRPMIWDHLYDEEDENTSNVVDVYIRYLRNKIDKGFEKPLILTRWGEGYMLRGDDDDDVIVNTEELPK, via the coding sequence ATGAAGATTCTACTTGCCGAAGACTATTATCCGCTAGCCAGGGCTTTGAAACAGGCACTGGAAGAAGAGGGTTATGCAGTTGATTGGGCCAAGGATGGAGAAGAAGCTAACATTAAGGCACGTGGGATGCCTTACGATGTTGTTGTTCTAGATGTCATGCTGCCCAAAGTTGATGGCCTTACTCTTTTGCAGGGTTGGCGAAAAGATGGCCTCAGTTGTCACGTGATCATACTTACCGCAAAAGATCAATTACCAGAAAAAGTGAAAGGTCTGGATCTTGGTGCTGATGATTACCTGACTAAACCATTCGAGATGGATGAATTATTGGCGAGAATCCGTGCACTTATTCGCCGCGGTCATCAGGTTAAAGATCCGATCCTTCGTATTCATGATCTGGAAATAGATTCTGCTGCTCGCAGCGTAAAACGCAGTGGAAAACGTATTCACCTGACACCACGTGAATACGCGCTCTTGGAATTCCTTGCATTCCACAGAGGCAAAGTGGTCACTCGACCCATGATCTGGGATCACTTATACGACGAAGAAGACGAGAATACATCCAATGTAGTTGATGTATACATTCGATACCTCCGAAACAAAATCGACAAGGGTTTTGAAAAGCCATTGATTCTCACACGCTGGGGCGAAGGATACATGTTGCGCGGTGATGATGACGATGATGTCATTGTCAATACCGAGGAGTTGCCGAAGTGA
- a CDS encoding YicC family protein, whose amino-acid sequence MTGFGEARIQAQDLSISIELKSVNNRFLKVIIKSSEAYQRLDTEIDRMLRETLKRGTIQVQIQVHRKPRPDDYQINVTALRTYHEQLRQLSTDEGLPSDITLATLLTLPGVAEEEPMRSYEEDHWDRIEPILKDALKRLQIMRAEEGTKMAQELQSLNAFLHDRLKLIQAHAPEVAREYHKRLHEKLQNVLSEYAISLDAGTLVREVAIFADRSDIHEEITRLGSHLEQFNVFLNEAESTGRKLDFLIQEMNREVNTIGSKGNDILITRHVVEMKGAIEKMRELIQNVE is encoded by the coding sequence ATGACAGGGTTTGGAGAAGCCAGAATACAGGCCCAAGATCTGTCCATCTCGATTGAACTGAAGTCTGTCAATAATCGATTTCTCAAAGTCATCATCAAGTCATCCGAAGCCTATCAACGTCTTGATACCGAGATTGATCGAATGCTTCGAGAAACCCTGAAGCGCGGTACCATTCAGGTGCAGATCCAGGTTCACAGGAAACCTCGGCCTGATGACTATCAGATAAACGTCACTGCGTTACGTACTTATCACGAACAGTTGCGTCAGCTTTCAACCGATGAGGGATTGCCCAGTGATATCACCCTGGCGACTTTATTAACCTTGCCTGGCGTTGCAGAAGAAGAACCTATGCGTTCTTATGAAGAAGACCATTGGGATCGGATTGAACCGATATTGAAGGATGCATTGAAACGACTTCAAATCATGCGCGCTGAAGAAGGCACAAAAATGGCGCAAGAACTACAATCGCTGAACGCATTTTTGCATGATCGACTTAAATTGATCCAAGCACATGCACCTGAGGTAGCCAGAGAATATCACAAACGACTGCACGAGAAACTACAGAATGTACTGTCAGAGTACGCCATATCACTTGATGCAGGAACACTGGTTCGGGAAGTTGCCATCTTTGCAGACCGCAGTGATATTCATGAAGAGATTACCCGATTAGGAAGCCACCTTGAGCAATTTAATGTGTTTTTGAATGAAGCAGAAAGCACTGGCAGAAAACTTGATTTCCTCATTCAGGAAATGAACCGCGAAGTAAATACGATCGGATCAAAAGGAAATGATATTCTGATCACCCGTCATGTGGTAGAAATGAAAGGGGCAATCGAGAAAATGCGGGAGTTGATTCAGAATGTCGAGTAA
- the solA gene encoding N-methyl-L-tryptophan oxidase — MKKHFDLIIIGLGAMGSAAAWSAAQRDKKVLGLEQFNLVHDQGSSHGQSRIIREVYYEHPGYVPLVKEAFQRWESLEQSTQQQLLFRTRCANIGISTSEIIVGTLNAAKAHHLDHEIWDAKQIQLNFPALRVEDDYCAVVENRAGWLVVEKCVDAMLDSARKLGASLHNQEEVIEWNCHKSHVEVRTIKSLYTTDQLIITSGPWASRLLNSLRLPLRIMRQVQLWFTPPTDQEEKFRSPEFPIFILDTPHGSFYGLPSDAGVGVKVAQHYGAPELHSPSDVDRQLFTEDLIPVRRFLRAHLPALAESPLSHHAICIYTLSPDRHFVIDSYPNDSRVALACGFSGHGFKFAPVIGEMLLELLDGKCREETKQLFSIARFNSLPMR; from the coding sequence ATGAAGAAACATTTTGATCTGATAATAATCGGTTTAGGTGCAATGGGATCAGCTGCTGCCTGGTCTGCAGCACAACGAGACAAGAAAGTTCTCGGCCTCGAACAGTTCAATTTGGTGCACGATCAAGGCAGTTCACATGGACAAAGTCGCATCATACGAGAAGTTTACTACGAACATCCGGGGTATGTGCCTTTGGTCAAAGAGGCATTCCAGCGTTGGGAATCGCTCGAGCAATCCACACAACAGCAACTTCTATTTCGAACTCGATGTGCCAACATTGGAATATCTACCAGTGAGATAATTGTCGGCACATTGAACGCTGCAAAAGCTCATCATCTCGATCATGAAATCTGGGATGCAAAACAAATTCAACTGAACTTCCCTGCCCTACGGGTGGAAGATGACTACTGCGCTGTCGTTGAGAACAGGGCTGGCTGGCTCGTGGTGGAGAAATGTGTCGACGCAATGCTTGATTCTGCCAGGAAACTTGGAGCCTCGCTACATAATCAGGAAGAGGTTATTGAATGGAATTGTCATAAGAGTCATGTGGAAGTAAGGACCATTAAGTCACTCTATACCACCGATCAATTGATCATAACCTCTGGTCCCTGGGCATCCCGACTGCTTAATTCGTTAAGATTGCCGTTGCGAATCATGCGACAGGTCCAATTGTGGTTTACACCACCAACCGATCAGGAAGAGAAATTTCGTTCACCTGAGTTTCCTATTTTCATCCTTGATACGCCTCACGGCAGCTTTTATGGATTGCCGAGTGATGCTGGTGTTGGTGTAAAGGTGGCACAACATTATGGAGCGCCTGAACTGCATTCTCCAAGTGATGTTGATCGTCAGCTATTTACCGAAGATCTGATACCTGTTCGGCGTTTCCTGAGAGCACATCTACCAGCCCTGGCTGAATCGCCGTTAAGCCACCATGCCATTTGCATCTATACGCTCAGCCCCGATCGACATTTCGTCATTGATTCTTATCCCAACGATTCACGCGTTGCCCTGGCATGTGGATTTTCAGGGCACGGATTCAAGTTTGCGCCAGTAATCGGTGAAATGCTTCTAGAACTGCTTGATGGGAAGTGCCGCGAAGAAACGAAGCAGCTGTTCAGTATCGCTCGATTTAATTCGTTACCTATGCGGTAA
- a CDS encoding pilus assembly protein N-terminal domain-containing protein encodes MTVQQFGSQGNRTTRKWTTYVSALPLLSLTLVLVPAMAGDPPVRSQGTRIVQPLVVQAGYQEQKPPVKNDKTGTPPSKTETPSKDSQQGPGNQGLPEPPKFPNLDSKVPEVAPRVENQDKAKQPDIFAPRTRLNAMDAPIGSTPKPDQKTLDKYRTYVESIDDPDNTLELVIGRPRILQLKQAPVKYQAVDPAIADIELIKESKDRAFFVLGKQTGTTVIALFFADPAQPDKFKVLNYLVRVVPDPEAKTRIERVYKALEDEINRAFPDSVVKLCLIGDKLVVSGQAKDINEASKILAVVREQAPQQTPPTRIPVDRIDVTLNTDPTNPDQTIAQGLQNFVLSGNANIINLLRVPGEQQVMLRVQVAEVQRNALRSIGMDFAILNNARDPVLIQRTGGLLAGNNAFGQGANIGASIDGGSVILAMNALRQMGYARTLAEPCLVTLNGQAATFQAGGEVPLPVVAGNSVAGLQGVNYRPFGVSLNFTPIVYDKDRIRLTVNAEVTALGRDANNQAFTNNAPGQVQVPAQINSRRFTNVVELREGQTLAVAGLISNNLQTQANRIPLFGDIPLIGRAFGFDAINSTEQELVFLITPELVHPMEHNEVPPLPGYNVYEPGDTEFYLLGRLESRRREDYRAGARTDIHRMLNYRKGQDQYITGPYGSSSSPTMVNPVPNNVVLPSQSAPSLPPPAENKPTPPR; translated from the coding sequence ATGACAGTTCAGCAATTTGGTTCGCAGGGTAACCGCACCACACGGAAGTGGACTACCTACGTTTCCGCATTGCCTTTGTTGTCATTGACTCTCGTCCTGGTACCTGCCATGGCAGGTGATCCACCAGTTCGATCTCAGGGTACCAGAATTGTTCAGCCACTGGTAGTACAAGCTGGATATCAGGAACAGAAGCCTCCAGTCAAAAACGATAAGACAGGTACGCCACCTTCGAAGACTGAAACACCTTCTAAAGATAGTCAACAGGGTCCTGGTAATCAGGGATTGCCGGAACCACCAAAATTTCCAAACTTGGATTCGAAAGTTCCGGAAGTTGCTCCTCGAGTCGAGAATCAGGATAAGGCAAAACAACCTGATATCTTTGCTCCTCGCACCAGGCTTAATGCGATGGATGCACCGATAGGAAGCACGCCTAAGCCAGATCAGAAAACACTCGATAAGTATCGAACTTACGTTGAGAGCATAGATGATCCAGACAATACTCTGGAACTCGTTATAGGTCGCCCACGCATTCTGCAGTTGAAACAGGCGCCGGTGAAATATCAGGCAGTTGATCCTGCTATTGCAGACATCGAGCTTATCAAGGAAAGCAAAGACAGAGCGTTCTTTGTTCTTGGCAAGCAAACGGGTACAACGGTTATCGCACTCTTTTTTGCTGATCCAGCACAGCCAGATAAGTTCAAAGTGTTGAATTACCTGGTTCGAGTGGTGCCCGATCCTGAAGCGAAAACACGAATCGAGCGGGTATACAAAGCTCTTGAGGATGAAATCAATCGGGCATTTCCCGATAGTGTGGTTAAGTTGTGTCTGATTGGAGACAAACTGGTTGTTTCGGGCCAGGCTAAGGATATTAATGAGGCCTCCAAGATACTGGCAGTCGTTCGCGAACAAGCACCTCAACAGACACCACCTACCAGAATTCCTGTTGATCGCATCGATGTTACACTCAATACTGATCCAACGAATCCTGATCAGACCATTGCTCAGGGATTGCAGAACTTTGTTCTGTCAGGCAATGCGAACATTATAAACTTGTTGCGAGTTCCAGGTGAACAACAAGTGATGCTGCGAGTTCAGGTGGCGGAAGTGCAGCGTAATGCACTGCGTAGCATCGGAATGGACTTTGCCATTTTGAATAATGCGCGTGATCCGGTGCTGATTCAACGTACTGGAGGATTACTTGCCGGGAATAATGCCTTTGGACAAGGTGCTAATATCGGTGCATCCATTGATGGTGGCTCTGTCATCCTGGCTATGAATGCCTTACGTCAGATGGGCTATGCCAGGACACTGGCTGAACCTTGCCTTGTTACTTTGAATGGTCAAGCTGCAACTTTCCAGGCAGGTGGTGAAGTGCCGTTGCCTGTAGTCGCTGGAAATTCAGTTGCAGGATTACAGGGTGTTAATTATCGGCCATTTGGTGTCTCGCTGAATTTCACTCCAATTGTCTACGATAAGGATCGCATCAGGCTAACCGTTAATGCTGAAGTGACCGCACTTGGTCGTGATGCAAATAACCAAGCTTTTACCAATAATGCTCCTGGACAAGTGCAGGTACCAGCTCAAATTAATTCACGTCGTTTCACTAATGTGGTGGAATTGCGGGAAGGACAAACACTGGCCGTGGCAGGCTTAATATCCAACAATTTGCAGACTCAGGCGAACCGCATTCCACTTTTTGGCGACATTCCGCTTATTGGCCGTGCATTCGGCTTTGATGCAATTAATTCCACGGAGCAGGAACTGGTGTTCCTGATTACACCAGAACTAGTGCATCCGATGGAACACAACGAAGTTCCACCATTACCTGGTTACAACGTATATGAACCAGGCGATACTGAATTCTACTTGTTAGGTCGCCTGGAGAGCCGTCGTCGTGAAGATTACCGAGCTGGTGCCCGGACAGATATTCATCGCATGTTGAATTATCGAAAAGGTCAGGATCAGTACATCACAGGGCCTTATGGCTCCAGTTCATCACCAACGATGGTCAATCCCGTTCCCAATAATGTGGTTTTGCCTTCGCAATCGGCGCCAAGCTTGCCGCCACCTGCGGAGAATAAACCCACACCACCCCGCTAA
- a CDS encoding HAMP domain-containing histidine kinase → MRSIRVRLLLMLLALVTFVVGGLSWYVYEQTNYLLQAKELATAELLRNQCEKRCKDYRDQFQDRMIHQAERIGRQVYEKVELSPVLPMITPLQTTHILGSLATALANPDLSANYLAAMAQASSSQNSRVFFHFFAKRTIVLQDRVLDGDEYYYISTQRASVRSDNLPEDCFVPELSRTYQLQHYEPMVNEQLLSCGKRFCMVTLRLPLAYETIVTGGLAMGRIPPLRRSATSFDRTIPRSSASMVIQVARVTDARDSMIASFREETGRELAALRQESEKVRKDTLNRLILICLATISLCALAITWLSRASLAPLVNVADAVTDLTPRDLRLKLHGKEIDPDKLPEELSPIVMRLQESLDSLEHAFAREKRATADISHELRTPLAALMTTAQVSLRKPRTPEEYRATLKQCVETGTHMTTLVERLLVLSRLDAGVDPIKKEEIDIVELAGQCVDMLRPLADQRQISIELDVDESASNLSPQISDAGKLREILLNLIDNAVHYNREEGQVTVRLSASSKSLIIEVIDTGMGMSEETRQHLFERFYRADPSRQSASVNAGLGLAIVKGYVDLFGGTISVTSEEGKGSTFRITLPKTNSCIPVTA, encoded by the coding sequence GTGAGGTCAATACGAGTTCGCCTTCTGTTAATGCTCTTGGCGCTGGTGACCTTTGTGGTTGGCGGTTTGTCGTGGTATGTATATGAGCAGACCAATTATCTGCTGCAAGCAAAAGAGTTGGCAACTGCTGAATTATTGCGTAATCAGTGCGAAAAGCGCTGCAAGGATTACCGCGATCAATTCCAGGATAGAATGATCCATCAGGCAGAACGTATCGGCAGACAGGTCTACGAAAAAGTTGAGTTGTCCCCTGTCTTGCCCATGATAACTCCTTTACAGACTACACATATTCTGGGGTCACTTGCAACGGCATTGGCAAATCCAGATCTATCAGCCAATTACCTGGCTGCGATGGCTCAAGCTTCGAGCTCACAGAATTCACGAGTTTTTTTTCACTTCTTCGCTAAAAGAACGATTGTTCTACAGGATCGAGTACTGGATGGAGATGAATACTATTACATCTCAACCCAACGCGCCAGTGTCCGTTCGGATAATCTGCCAGAAGATTGTTTTGTGCCGGAGTTATCTCGAACATATCAACTGCAGCATTATGAACCCATGGTCAATGAACAGTTGCTGAGTTGTGGTAAACGATTCTGTATGGTAACCCTTCGCCTGCCTTTGGCTTATGAAACCATCGTTACAGGTGGTTTGGCGATGGGGAGAATTCCTCCGTTACGCCGTTCTGCAACAAGCTTCGATCGTACTATTCCACGTTCATCCGCATCTATGGTTATTCAGGTAGCTAGAGTTACAGATGCACGCGATTCAATGATTGCGTCATTTCGCGAGGAAACTGGAAGGGAACTAGCTGCACTGAGGCAAGAGTCAGAAAAGGTACGCAAGGATACATTGAATAGGCTGATACTCATTTGTCTGGCAACTATCTCTCTTTGTGCATTGGCGATTACCTGGTTGAGTCGAGCCAGTCTCGCTCCGTTGGTCAATGTAGCTGATGCAGTAACAGATCTGACTCCTCGCGACTTACGATTGAAATTACATGGTAAAGAAATCGATCCTGATAAGCTACCGGAAGAATTATCTCCTATTGTGATGCGTTTGCAGGAATCACTTGATTCACTGGAGCATGCCTTTGCCAGAGAAAAACGTGCCACCGCTGATATTTCCCATGAGCTTCGAACGCCGCTGGCAGCATTGATGACAACTGCTCAAGTATCATTGCGTAAGCCGCGTACGCCTGAAGAATATAGAGCAACCTTGAAACAGTGTGTTGAAACTGGAACTCATATGACAACGCTAGTCGAACGATTACTGGTGTTGTCTCGACTTGATGCCGGGGTTGATCCGATCAAGAAAGAAGAAATAGATATCGTTGAACTGGCAGGGCAGTGCGTCGATATGCTCAGGCCTTTAGCTGACCAGCGACAAATCAGTATCGAACTGGACGTTGATGAGTCTGCCAGCAATCTGAGTCCGCAAATCTCTGATGCTGGCAAGTTGCGTGAAATTCTGCTCAATCTGATTGATAATGCAGTTCACTATAATCGAGAAGAAGGCCAGGTAACGGTAAGGCTCAGTGCTTCTTCAAAGTCGTTAATAATTGAAGTCATCGATACTGGCATGGGCATGAGCGAGGAAACCAGGCAGCATTTATTCGAACGCTTTTACCGTGCAGATCCATCACGGCAATCCGCAAGCGTCAATGCAGGATTGGGGCTGGCCATTGTTAAAGGCTACGTCGACTTGTTTGGTGGAACAATCAGCGTGACTAGTGAAGAGGGCAAAGGAAGCACATTCAGGATTACACTTCCGAAAACTAATAGTTGCATACCTGTTACCGCATAG
- a CDS encoding DUF3109 family protein: MKGQQLETSSKYSLPLLNAETATFDCTFGRGCEGDCCTNGRPGLTDQEQQKIRRKLSTLLPLLKDKARRIIEDNGLVTQRQRAGLYMAPVVDGWCVFFNEGCTLHKMGAVEGDSLKYKPAQCAIFPLLWDEDGDFYVRQWNYKGEEWNDLHCLNPAKSKVKATESLKNEMNLALELYVKPQETRKAG; this comes from the coding sequence ATGAAAGGTCAACAACTGGAAACTTCTTCCAAATACTCACTCCCATTACTCAACGCAGAAACCGCCACCTTCGATTGCACCTTTGGCCGAGGCTGCGAAGGTGATTGCTGCACGAATGGCCGACCGGGACTGACAGATCAGGAACAACAGAAAATCAGACGAAAACTATCAACCTTGCTTCCCTTGCTGAAAGATAAAGCCCGGCGGATAATTGAAGACAATGGTCTGGTGACACAACGTCAGCGAGCAGGGCTTTACATGGCACCTGTGGTGGATGGCTGGTGCGTGTTTTTCAATGAGGGCTGTACCCTTCACAAAATGGGGGCAGTAGAAGGCGATTCTCTCAAGTACAAACCAGCTCAATGCGCCATTTTTCCCCTGCTTTGGGATGAAGATGGGGATTTTTACGTAAGGCAATGGAATTACAAGGGTGAAGAATGGAACGACCTGCATTGCCTGAATCCTGCAAAATCCAAAGTCAAAGCAACTGAATCTTTGAAGAATGAAATGAACCTGGCGCTCGAATTGTATGTCAAACCTCAGGAAACGAGAAAAGCTGGTTGA
- a CDS encoding tetratricopeptide repeat protein gives MLKIHVIIPVCISLQLLGCEQKSTPTSAISKLAITQSVSGGKSDPFDEIKTQKSRKDRTVDNTEQQAQIKQLLEKVQTAIAKKDYSNAEVLLQQVLQLDPTNLSAGKAQRQINLDKNKQVADNEKTVSVKKKKQAEELAKKKEEFASLMKEGKEALAAEDYEQAANAFSAARKLNPEDADAAMYLGMAKRDQEREKAEVIQKEKEAEEQKQQEARAAQEEKNKRMKSDEELRVRLKADKERADALKKLNQQQFDQHMTVAKNAMHEKKYADAISALDKALQLLPEDKPAKELQSQARKELEASKKRN, from the coding sequence ATGCTGAAAATCCATGTTATCATACCTGTTTGTATCTCTTTGCAACTCTTGGGCTGCGAGCAGAAATCTACACCAACTTCAGCTATATCGAAGCTAGCTATCACACAGTCAGTATCAGGCGGTAAGTCTGATCCTTTTGATGAGATAAAAACCCAGAAAAGCCGCAAAGATCGAACGGTTGACAACACTGAACAGCAAGCGCAGATTAAGCAATTGCTTGAAAAGGTGCAGACTGCAATTGCGAAGAAAGATTACTCCAATGCTGAAGTGTTGCTGCAGCAGGTGTTACAGCTAGACCCCACCAATCTGTCAGCAGGCAAAGCACAACGCCAGATAAATTTGGATAAGAACAAACAGGTCGCAGACAACGAAAAAACAGTAAGTGTAAAAAAGAAAAAGCAAGCAGAAGAATTAGCGAAGAAAAAGGAAGAATTTGCAAGTCTCATGAAAGAGGGCAAGGAGGCGCTGGCTGCCGAAGATTACGAACAGGCTGCCAATGCTTTTTCAGCAGCACGAAAGTTGAACCCCGAAGATGCAGATGCTGCTATGTATCTGGGTATGGCAAAGCGTGATCAGGAACGCGAAAAAGCCGAGGTGATTCAGAAGGAAAAGGAAGCAGAAGAACAGAAACAGCAGGAAGCACGAGCTGCACAGGAAGAAAAAAATAAGCGAATGAAATCGGACGAAGAACTGAGAGTCAGACTGAAAGCAGATAAAGAGCGAGCAGACGCCCTGAAAAAGTTGAATCAACAACAATTCGATCAGCACATGACAGTGGCTAAAAACGCAATGCATGAGAAGAAGTACGCCGATGCAATATCCGCCTTGGATAAGGCGCTACAACTCTTACCCGAAGATAAACCTGCGAAAGAACTTCAATCTCAAGCGCGAAAAGAACTTGAAGCATCGAAGAAAAGGAACTGA